A single region of the Melospiza georgiana isolate bMelGeo1 chromosome 7, bMelGeo1.pri, whole genome shotgun sequence genome encodes:
- the CCNT2 gene encoding cyclin-T2 isoform X1 yields the protein MGQRLNVSQLTINTAIVYMHRFYMHHSFTKFNRNIMSPTALFLAAKVEEQPRKLEHVIKVANACLHPQEPQLDTKSDAYLQQAQELVILETIMLQTLGFEITIEHPHTDVVKCTQLVRASKDLAQTSYFMATNSLHLTTFCLQYKPTVIACVCIHLACKWSNWEIPVSTDGKHWWEYVDPSVTLELLDELTHEFLQILEKTPSRLKRIRNWRANQAAKKPKGDGQVSENSLLGSSLVQNSILVDTVTGVAANTSFQKPSTSFPAPVPLTSGSISVPDSHAPENLAILATGMPGTSYSLASHQEWPQHQEQARTEQIYSQKQETLPAGQYNMNFQAGTSVQLHSGVHHRPDKLAEHSAVKQEYSHKSANKHHGQVPAPVIIPQKMSLDKYREKRKLETLELDVREHYVATPGEQQHKKHLQPQAASSVTSPIKMKIPIANAEKPEKHLSDKKEKGGSLKLRIPIPPTEKGASKEELKMKIKVSSSERHSSSDEGSGKSKHSSPHVSKEHKDKHKEHSLNRHHGLGHKHSHGGSSKHGADGVAPSVLRSPVGLSSDGNSSSSGSSRKKLHSNDASHNHHSKMSKSSKSSGSSSSSCSVKQYVSSHNSVFNLPLPPPPPVTYQVGYGHLSTLVKLDKKPVENGPDAHPQYSTNSQHMDYKDTFDMLDSLLSAQGMNM from the exons ataATGTCTCCCACGGCATTGTTTTTGGCTGCAAAAGTGGAAGAACAGCCACGGAAACTTGAACATGTTATTAAAGTAGCAAATGCCTGTCTTCATCCTCAAGAGCCACAGCTGGATACAAAGAGTGAT GCATACCTTCAGCAAGCCCAAGAGCTGGTTATACTTGAAACAATAATGCTTCAAACTTTAG GTTTTGAGATTACCATTGAACATCCACACACAGATGTTGTGAAATGTACACAGTTAGTGAGAG cAAGCAAGGATTTGGCACAGACATCCTATTTCATGGCTACCAACAG CCTTCACCTTACCACATTCTGTCTTCAGTACAAGCCCACAGTGATAGCATGTGTGTGCATTCACTTGGCCTGCAAGTGGTCCAACTGGGAGATTCCAGTATCAACTGATGGAAAACACTGGTGGGAATATGTAGATCCCTCAGTTACTCTAGAACTACTAGATG AGCTAACTCATGAGTTTCTGCAAATACTGGAGAAAACACCTAGCAGGCTCAAGAGAATTAGAAATTGGCGG GCTAATCAGGCAGCTAAGAAACCTAAAGGTGATGGACAGGTATCTGAGAACTCGCTTCTTGGTTCATCTTTGGTCCAGAATTCCATTTTGGTGGATACAGTTACTGGTGTAGCTGCAAACACAAGTTTCCAAAAACCATCGACATCGTTTCCTGCACCAGTACCTCTGACCTCAGGAAGTATTTCTGTTCCAGACAGTCACGCACCTGAAAATTTGGCAATATTAGCTACAGGAATGCCAGGTACCTCATACAGTTTGGCATCACACCAGGAATGGCCTCAGCACCAAGAACAAGCAAGGACAGAACAAATATACTCTCAGAAGCAGGAGACGCTGCCTGCTGGTCAGTACAACATGAACTTCCAAGCAGGGACGTCCGTGCAGTTGCACTCCGGAGTGCACCACAGACCCGACAAACTTGCTGAGCATTCTGCTGTCAAACAAGAATATTCTCATAAGTCAGCAAACAAACACCATGGACAAGTTCCTGCTCCTGTAATAATTCCTCAGAAAATGTCTTTGGATAAATACAGAGAGAAGCGCAAGCTAGAAACCCTGGAACTGGATGTCAGAGAACACTATGTAGCAACCCCAGGcgagcagcagcacaaaaagcacctgcagccacaggcagccAGTTCTGTCACGTCTcccattaaaatgaaaattcctATTGCAAATGCAGAGAAGCCTGAAAAACACTTGTCTGATAAGAAGGAGAAGGGTGGCTCGCTCAAACTGCGTATTCCAATCCCACCCACAGAAAAGGGTGCCAGCAAGGAGgagctgaaaatgaaaatcaagGTTTCTTCCTCAGAGAGGCACAGCTCGTCGGACGAGGGCAGCGGCAAGAGCAAGCACTCGAGTCCCCACGTCAGCAAGGAGCACAAGGACAAGCACAAAGAGCACTCCCTGAACCGCCACCACGGCCTGGGCCACAAGCACTCGCACGGGGGCAGCAGCAAGCACGGCGCTGACGGGGTGGCGCcctctgtgctgaggagccccgTGGGGCTGAGCAGCGACGGCAACTCCTCCAGTTCCGGCTCCTCGAGGAAGAAGTTGCACAGCAACGATGCTTCTCACAACCACCACTCCAAAATGAGCAAAAGTTCCAAAAGTTCAGGTAGTTCATCTAGTTCTTGCTCTGTTAAGCAGTATGTATCCTCTCACAACTCTGTTTTTAACCTTCCCTTACCCCCTCCTCCCCCTGTCACATACCAGGTGGGCTACGGACATCTCAGCACCCTCGTGAAACTGGACAAGAAACCAGTGGAGAACGGTCCTGATGCCCATCCCCAGTACAGTACAAACAGCCAGCATATGGACTACAAAGACACATTCGACATGCTGGATTCGCTGTTAAGTGCCCAAGGAATGAACATGTAG
- the CCNT2 gene encoding cyclin-T2 isoform X2 — protein sequence MGQRLNVSQLTINTAIVYMHRFYMHHSFTKFNRNIMSPTALFLAAKVEEQPRKLEHVIKVANACLHPQEPQLDTKSDAYLQQAQELVILETIMLQTLGFEITIEHPHTDVVKCTQLVRASKDLAQTSYFMATNSLHLTTFCLQYKPTVIACVCIHLACKWSNWEIPVSTDGKHWWEYVDPSVTLELLDELTHEFLQILEKTPSRLKRIRNWRANQAAKKPKGDGQVSENSLLGSSLVQNSILVDTVTGVAANTSFQKPSTSFPAPVPLTSGSISVPDSHAPENLAILATGMPGTSYSLASHQEWPQHQEQARTEQIYSQKQETLPAGQYNMNFQAGTSVQLHSGVHHRPDKLAEHSAVKQEYSHKSANKHHGQVPAPVIIPQKMSLDKYREKRKLETLELDVREHYVATPGEQQHKKHLQPQAASSVTSPIKMKIPIANAEKPEKHLSDKKEKGGSLKLRIPIPPTEKGASKEELKMKIKVSSSERHSSSDEGSGKSKHSSPHVSKEHKDKHKEHSLNRHHGLGHKHSHGGSSKHGADGVAPSVLRSPVGLSSDGNSSSSGSSRKKLHSNDASHNHHSKMSKSSKSSALLKTLP from the exons ataATGTCTCCCACGGCATTGTTTTTGGCTGCAAAAGTGGAAGAACAGCCACGGAAACTTGAACATGTTATTAAAGTAGCAAATGCCTGTCTTCATCCTCAAGAGCCACAGCTGGATACAAAGAGTGAT GCATACCTTCAGCAAGCCCAAGAGCTGGTTATACTTGAAACAATAATGCTTCAAACTTTAG GTTTTGAGATTACCATTGAACATCCACACACAGATGTTGTGAAATGTACACAGTTAGTGAGAG cAAGCAAGGATTTGGCACAGACATCCTATTTCATGGCTACCAACAG CCTTCACCTTACCACATTCTGTCTTCAGTACAAGCCCACAGTGATAGCATGTGTGTGCATTCACTTGGCCTGCAAGTGGTCCAACTGGGAGATTCCAGTATCAACTGATGGAAAACACTGGTGGGAATATGTAGATCCCTCAGTTACTCTAGAACTACTAGATG AGCTAACTCATGAGTTTCTGCAAATACTGGAGAAAACACCTAGCAGGCTCAAGAGAATTAGAAATTGGCGG GCTAATCAGGCAGCTAAGAAACCTAAAGGTGATGGACAGGTATCTGAGAACTCGCTTCTTGGTTCATCTTTGGTCCAGAATTCCATTTTGGTGGATACAGTTACTGGTGTAGCTGCAAACACAAGTTTCCAAAAACCATCGACATCGTTTCCTGCACCAGTACCTCTGACCTCAGGAAGTATTTCTGTTCCAGACAGTCACGCACCTGAAAATTTGGCAATATTAGCTACAGGAATGCCAGGTACCTCATACAGTTTGGCATCACACCAGGAATGGCCTCAGCACCAAGAACAAGCAAGGACAGAACAAATATACTCTCAGAAGCAGGAGACGCTGCCTGCTGGTCAGTACAACATGAACTTCCAAGCAGGGACGTCCGTGCAGTTGCACTCCGGAGTGCACCACAGACCCGACAAACTTGCTGAGCATTCTGCTGTCAAACAAGAATATTCTCATAAGTCAGCAAACAAACACCATGGACAAGTTCCTGCTCCTGTAATAATTCCTCAGAAAATGTCTTTGGATAAATACAGAGAGAAGCGCAAGCTAGAAACCCTGGAACTGGATGTCAGAGAACACTATGTAGCAACCCCAGGcgagcagcagcacaaaaagcacctgcagccacaggcagccAGTTCTGTCACGTCTcccattaaaatgaaaattcctATTGCAAATGCAGAGAAGCCTGAAAAACACTTGTCTGATAAGAAGGAGAAGGGTGGCTCGCTCAAACTGCGTATTCCAATCCCACCCACAGAAAAGGGTGCCAGCAAGGAGgagctgaaaatgaaaatcaagGTTTCTTCCTCAGAGAGGCACAGCTCGTCGGACGAGGGCAGCGGCAAGAGCAAGCACTCGAGTCCCCACGTCAGCAAGGAGCACAAGGACAAGCACAAAGAGCACTCCCTGAACCGCCACCACGGCCTGGGCCACAAGCACTCGCACGGGGGCAGCAGCAAGCACGGCGCTGACGGGGTGGCGCcctctgtgctgaggagccccgTGGGGCTGAGCAGCGACGGCAACTCCTCCAGTTCCGGCTCCTCGAGGAAGAAGTTGCACAGCAACGATGCTTCTCACAACCACCACTCCAAAATGAGCAAAAGTTCCAAAAGTTCAG
- the CCNT2 gene encoding cyclin-T2 isoform X6 — protein MGQRLNVSQLTINTAIVYMHRFYMHHSFTKFNRNIMSPTALFLAAKVEEQPRKLEHVIKVANACLHPQEPQLDTKSDAYLQQAQELVILETIMLQTLGFEITIEHPHTDVVKCTQLVRASKDLAQTSYFMATNSLHLTTFCLQYKPTVIACVCIHLACKWSNWEIPVSTDGKHWWEYVDPSVTLELLDELTHEFLQILEKTPSRLKRIRNWRANQAAKKPKGDGQVSENSLLGSSLVQNSILVDTVTGVAANTSFQKPSTSFPAPVPLTSGSISVPDSHAPENLAILATGMPGTSYSLASHQEWPQHQEQARTEQIYSQKQETLPAGQYNMNFQAGTSVQLHSGVHHRPDKLAEHSAVKQEYSHKSANKHHGQVPAPVIIPQKMSLDKYREKRKLETLELDVREHYVATPGEQQHKKHLQPQAASSVTSPIKMKIPIANAEKPEKHLSDKKEKGGSLKLRIPIPPTEKGASKEELKMKIKVSSSERHSSSDEGSGKSKHSSPHVSKEHKDKHKEHSLNRHHGLGHKHSHGGSSKHGADGVAPSVLRSPVGLSSDGNSSSSGSSRKKLHSNDASHNHHSKMSKSSKSSGGLRTSQHPRETGQETSGERS, from the exons ataATGTCTCCCACGGCATTGTTTTTGGCTGCAAAAGTGGAAGAACAGCCACGGAAACTTGAACATGTTATTAAAGTAGCAAATGCCTGTCTTCATCCTCAAGAGCCACAGCTGGATACAAAGAGTGAT GCATACCTTCAGCAAGCCCAAGAGCTGGTTATACTTGAAACAATAATGCTTCAAACTTTAG GTTTTGAGATTACCATTGAACATCCACACACAGATGTTGTGAAATGTACACAGTTAGTGAGAG cAAGCAAGGATTTGGCACAGACATCCTATTTCATGGCTACCAACAG CCTTCACCTTACCACATTCTGTCTTCAGTACAAGCCCACAGTGATAGCATGTGTGTGCATTCACTTGGCCTGCAAGTGGTCCAACTGGGAGATTCCAGTATCAACTGATGGAAAACACTGGTGGGAATATGTAGATCCCTCAGTTACTCTAGAACTACTAGATG AGCTAACTCATGAGTTTCTGCAAATACTGGAGAAAACACCTAGCAGGCTCAAGAGAATTAGAAATTGGCGG GCTAATCAGGCAGCTAAGAAACCTAAAGGTGATGGACAGGTATCTGAGAACTCGCTTCTTGGTTCATCTTTGGTCCAGAATTCCATTTTGGTGGATACAGTTACTGGTGTAGCTGCAAACACAAGTTTCCAAAAACCATCGACATCGTTTCCTGCACCAGTACCTCTGACCTCAGGAAGTATTTCTGTTCCAGACAGTCACGCACCTGAAAATTTGGCAATATTAGCTACAGGAATGCCAGGTACCTCATACAGTTTGGCATCACACCAGGAATGGCCTCAGCACCAAGAACAAGCAAGGACAGAACAAATATACTCTCAGAAGCAGGAGACGCTGCCTGCTGGTCAGTACAACATGAACTTCCAAGCAGGGACGTCCGTGCAGTTGCACTCCGGAGTGCACCACAGACCCGACAAACTTGCTGAGCATTCTGCTGTCAAACAAGAATATTCTCATAAGTCAGCAAACAAACACCATGGACAAGTTCCTGCTCCTGTAATAATTCCTCAGAAAATGTCTTTGGATAAATACAGAGAGAAGCGCAAGCTAGAAACCCTGGAACTGGATGTCAGAGAACACTATGTAGCAACCCCAGGcgagcagcagcacaaaaagcacctgcagccacaggcagccAGTTCTGTCACGTCTcccattaaaatgaaaattcctATTGCAAATGCAGAGAAGCCTGAAAAACACTTGTCTGATAAGAAGGAGAAGGGTGGCTCGCTCAAACTGCGTATTCCAATCCCACCCACAGAAAAGGGTGCCAGCAAGGAGgagctgaaaatgaaaatcaagGTTTCTTCCTCAGAGAGGCACAGCTCGTCGGACGAGGGCAGCGGCAAGAGCAAGCACTCGAGTCCCCACGTCAGCAAGGAGCACAAGGACAAGCACAAAGAGCACTCCCTGAACCGCCACCACGGCCTGGGCCACAAGCACTCGCACGGGGGCAGCAGCAAGCACGGCGCTGACGGGGTGGCGCcctctgtgctgaggagccccgTGGGGCTGAGCAGCGACGGCAACTCCTCCAGTTCCGGCTCCTCGAGGAAGAAGTTGCACAGCAACGATGCTTCTCACAACCACCACTCCAAAATGAGCAAAAGTTCCAAAAGTTCAG GTGGGCTACGGACATCTCAGCACCCTCGTGAAACTGGACAAGAAACCAGTGGAGAACGGTCCTGA
- the CCNT2 gene encoding cyclin-T2 isoform X4, with amino-acid sequence MRSQGFLGLFSLLCRLSASKDLAQTSYFMATNSLHLTTFCLQYKPTVIACVCIHLACKWSNWEIPVSTDGKHWWEYVDPSVTLELLDELTHEFLQILEKTPSRLKRIRNWRANQAAKKPKGDGQVSENSLLGSSLVQNSILVDTVTGVAANTSFQKPSTSFPAPVPLTSGSISVPDSHAPENLAILATGMPGTSYSLASHQEWPQHQEQARTEQIYSQKQETLPAGQYNMNFQAGTSVQLHSGVHHRPDKLAEHSAVKQEYSHKSANKHHGQVPAPVIIPQKMSLDKYREKRKLETLELDVREHYVATPGEQQHKKHLQPQAASSVTSPIKMKIPIANAEKPEKHLSDKKEKGGSLKLRIPIPPTEKGASKEELKMKIKVSSSERHSSSDEGSGKSKHSSPHVSKEHKDKHKEHSLNRHHGLGHKHSHGGSSKHGADGVAPSVLRSPVGLSSDGNSSSSGSSRKKLHSNDASHNHHSKMSKSSKSSGSSSSSCSVKQYVSSHNSVFNLPLPPPPPVTYQVGYGHLSTLVKLDKKPVENGPDAHPQYSTNSQHMDYKDTFDMLDSLLSAQGMNM; translated from the exons ATGAGATCTCAAGGATTTCTAGGATTGTTCTCACTGCTCTGCAGGTTATCAG cAAGCAAGGATTTGGCACAGACATCCTATTTCATGGCTACCAACAG CCTTCACCTTACCACATTCTGTCTTCAGTACAAGCCCACAGTGATAGCATGTGTGTGCATTCACTTGGCCTGCAAGTGGTCCAACTGGGAGATTCCAGTATCAACTGATGGAAAACACTGGTGGGAATATGTAGATCCCTCAGTTACTCTAGAACTACTAGATG AGCTAACTCATGAGTTTCTGCAAATACTGGAGAAAACACCTAGCAGGCTCAAGAGAATTAGAAATTGGCGG GCTAATCAGGCAGCTAAGAAACCTAAAGGTGATGGACAGGTATCTGAGAACTCGCTTCTTGGTTCATCTTTGGTCCAGAATTCCATTTTGGTGGATACAGTTACTGGTGTAGCTGCAAACACAAGTTTCCAAAAACCATCGACATCGTTTCCTGCACCAGTACCTCTGACCTCAGGAAGTATTTCTGTTCCAGACAGTCACGCACCTGAAAATTTGGCAATATTAGCTACAGGAATGCCAGGTACCTCATACAGTTTGGCATCACACCAGGAATGGCCTCAGCACCAAGAACAAGCAAGGACAGAACAAATATACTCTCAGAAGCAGGAGACGCTGCCTGCTGGTCAGTACAACATGAACTTCCAAGCAGGGACGTCCGTGCAGTTGCACTCCGGAGTGCACCACAGACCCGACAAACTTGCTGAGCATTCTGCTGTCAAACAAGAATATTCTCATAAGTCAGCAAACAAACACCATGGACAAGTTCCTGCTCCTGTAATAATTCCTCAGAAAATGTCTTTGGATAAATACAGAGAGAAGCGCAAGCTAGAAACCCTGGAACTGGATGTCAGAGAACACTATGTAGCAACCCCAGGcgagcagcagcacaaaaagcacctgcagccacaggcagccAGTTCTGTCACGTCTcccattaaaatgaaaattcctATTGCAAATGCAGAGAAGCCTGAAAAACACTTGTCTGATAAGAAGGAGAAGGGTGGCTCGCTCAAACTGCGTATTCCAATCCCACCCACAGAAAAGGGTGCCAGCAAGGAGgagctgaaaatgaaaatcaagGTTTCTTCCTCAGAGAGGCACAGCTCGTCGGACGAGGGCAGCGGCAAGAGCAAGCACTCGAGTCCCCACGTCAGCAAGGAGCACAAGGACAAGCACAAAGAGCACTCCCTGAACCGCCACCACGGCCTGGGCCACAAGCACTCGCACGGGGGCAGCAGCAAGCACGGCGCTGACGGGGTGGCGCcctctgtgctgaggagccccgTGGGGCTGAGCAGCGACGGCAACTCCTCCAGTTCCGGCTCCTCGAGGAAGAAGTTGCACAGCAACGATGCTTCTCACAACCACCACTCCAAAATGAGCAAAAGTTCCAAAAGTTCAGGTAGTTCATCTAGTTCTTGCTCTGTTAAGCAGTATGTATCCTCTCACAACTCTGTTTTTAACCTTCCCTTACCCCCTCCTCCCCCTGTCACATACCAGGTGGGCTACGGACATCTCAGCACCCTCGTGAAACTGGACAAGAAACCAGTGGAGAACGGTCCTGATGCCCATCCCCAGTACAGTACAAACAGCCAGCATATGGACTACAAAGACACATTCGACATGCTGGATTCGCTGTTAAGTGCCCAAGGAATGAACATGTAG
- the CCNT2 gene encoding cyclin-T2 isoform X3, producing the protein MKAAFNLRLNPLCPAIPLNACYTSKDLAQTSYFMATNSLHLTTFCLQYKPTVIACVCIHLACKWSNWEIPVSTDGKHWWEYVDPSVTLELLDELTHEFLQILEKTPSRLKRIRNWRANQAAKKPKGDGQVSENSLLGSSLVQNSILVDTVTGVAANTSFQKPSTSFPAPVPLTSGSISVPDSHAPENLAILATGMPGTSYSLASHQEWPQHQEQARTEQIYSQKQETLPAGQYNMNFQAGTSVQLHSGVHHRPDKLAEHSAVKQEYSHKSANKHHGQVPAPVIIPQKMSLDKYREKRKLETLELDVREHYVATPGEQQHKKHLQPQAASSVTSPIKMKIPIANAEKPEKHLSDKKEKGGSLKLRIPIPPTEKGASKEELKMKIKVSSSERHSSSDEGSGKSKHSSPHVSKEHKDKHKEHSLNRHHGLGHKHSHGGSSKHGADGVAPSVLRSPVGLSSDGNSSSSGSSRKKLHSNDASHNHHSKMSKSSKSSGSSSSSCSVKQYVSSHNSVFNLPLPPPPPVTYQVGYGHLSTLVKLDKKPVENGPDAHPQYSTNSQHMDYKDTFDMLDSLLSAQGMNM; encoded by the exons ATGAAGGCTGCATTCAATCTGCGGTTAAACCCCTTGTGCCCAGCTATTCCATTAAATGCATGTTACA cAAGCAAGGATTTGGCACAGACATCCTATTTCATGGCTACCAACAG CCTTCACCTTACCACATTCTGTCTTCAGTACAAGCCCACAGTGATAGCATGTGTGTGCATTCACTTGGCCTGCAAGTGGTCCAACTGGGAGATTCCAGTATCAACTGATGGAAAACACTGGTGGGAATATGTAGATCCCTCAGTTACTCTAGAACTACTAGATG AGCTAACTCATGAGTTTCTGCAAATACTGGAGAAAACACCTAGCAGGCTCAAGAGAATTAGAAATTGGCGG GCTAATCAGGCAGCTAAGAAACCTAAAGGTGATGGACAGGTATCTGAGAACTCGCTTCTTGGTTCATCTTTGGTCCAGAATTCCATTTTGGTGGATACAGTTACTGGTGTAGCTGCAAACACAAGTTTCCAAAAACCATCGACATCGTTTCCTGCACCAGTACCTCTGACCTCAGGAAGTATTTCTGTTCCAGACAGTCACGCACCTGAAAATTTGGCAATATTAGCTACAGGAATGCCAGGTACCTCATACAGTTTGGCATCACACCAGGAATGGCCTCAGCACCAAGAACAAGCAAGGACAGAACAAATATACTCTCAGAAGCAGGAGACGCTGCCTGCTGGTCAGTACAACATGAACTTCCAAGCAGGGACGTCCGTGCAGTTGCACTCCGGAGTGCACCACAGACCCGACAAACTTGCTGAGCATTCTGCTGTCAAACAAGAATATTCTCATAAGTCAGCAAACAAACACCATGGACAAGTTCCTGCTCCTGTAATAATTCCTCAGAAAATGTCTTTGGATAAATACAGAGAGAAGCGCAAGCTAGAAACCCTGGAACTGGATGTCAGAGAACACTATGTAGCAACCCCAGGcgagcagcagcacaaaaagcacctgcagccacaggcagccAGTTCTGTCACGTCTcccattaaaatgaaaattcctATTGCAAATGCAGAGAAGCCTGAAAAACACTTGTCTGATAAGAAGGAGAAGGGTGGCTCGCTCAAACTGCGTATTCCAATCCCACCCACAGAAAAGGGTGCCAGCAAGGAGgagctgaaaatgaaaatcaagGTTTCTTCCTCAGAGAGGCACAGCTCGTCGGACGAGGGCAGCGGCAAGAGCAAGCACTCGAGTCCCCACGTCAGCAAGGAGCACAAGGACAAGCACAAAGAGCACTCCCTGAACCGCCACCACGGCCTGGGCCACAAGCACTCGCACGGGGGCAGCAGCAAGCACGGCGCTGACGGGGTGGCGCcctctgtgctgaggagccccgTGGGGCTGAGCAGCGACGGCAACTCCTCCAGTTCCGGCTCCTCGAGGAAGAAGTTGCACAGCAACGATGCTTCTCACAACCACCACTCCAAAATGAGCAAAAGTTCCAAAAGTTCAGGTAGTTCATCTAGTTCTTGCTCTGTTAAGCAGTATGTATCCTCTCACAACTCTGTTTTTAACCTTCCCTTACCCCCTCCTCCCCCTGTCACATACCAGGTGGGCTACGGACATCTCAGCACCCTCGTGAAACTGGACAAGAAACCAGTGGAGAACGGTCCTGATGCCCATCCCCAGTACAGTACAAACAGCCAGCATATGGACTACAAAGACACATTCGACATGCTGGATTCGCTGTTAAGTGCCCAAGGAATGAACATGTAG
- the CCNT2 gene encoding cyclin-T2 isoform X5: protein MATNSLHLTTFCLQYKPTVIACVCIHLACKWSNWEIPVSTDGKHWWEYVDPSVTLELLDELTHEFLQILEKTPSRLKRIRNWRANQAAKKPKGDGQVSENSLLGSSLVQNSILVDTVTGVAANTSFQKPSTSFPAPVPLTSGSISVPDSHAPENLAILATGMPGTSYSLASHQEWPQHQEQARTEQIYSQKQETLPAGQYNMNFQAGTSVQLHSGVHHRPDKLAEHSAVKQEYSHKSANKHHGQVPAPVIIPQKMSLDKYREKRKLETLELDVREHYVATPGEQQHKKHLQPQAASSVTSPIKMKIPIANAEKPEKHLSDKKEKGGSLKLRIPIPPTEKGASKEELKMKIKVSSSERHSSSDEGSGKSKHSSPHVSKEHKDKHKEHSLNRHHGLGHKHSHGGSSKHGADGVAPSVLRSPVGLSSDGNSSSSGSSRKKLHSNDASHNHHSKMSKSSKSSGSSSSSCSVKQYVSSHNSVFNLPLPPPPPVTYQVGYGHLSTLVKLDKKPVENGPDAHPQYSTNSQHMDYKDTFDMLDSLLSAQGMNM, encoded by the exons ATGGCTACCAACAG CCTTCACCTTACCACATTCTGTCTTCAGTACAAGCCCACAGTGATAGCATGTGTGTGCATTCACTTGGCCTGCAAGTGGTCCAACTGGGAGATTCCAGTATCAACTGATGGAAAACACTGGTGGGAATATGTAGATCCCTCAGTTACTCTAGAACTACTAGATG AGCTAACTCATGAGTTTCTGCAAATACTGGAGAAAACACCTAGCAGGCTCAAGAGAATTAGAAATTGGCGG GCTAATCAGGCAGCTAAGAAACCTAAAGGTGATGGACAGGTATCTGAGAACTCGCTTCTTGGTTCATCTTTGGTCCAGAATTCCATTTTGGTGGATACAGTTACTGGTGTAGCTGCAAACACAAGTTTCCAAAAACCATCGACATCGTTTCCTGCACCAGTACCTCTGACCTCAGGAAGTATTTCTGTTCCAGACAGTCACGCACCTGAAAATTTGGCAATATTAGCTACAGGAATGCCAGGTACCTCATACAGTTTGGCATCACACCAGGAATGGCCTCAGCACCAAGAACAAGCAAGGACAGAACAAATATACTCTCAGAAGCAGGAGACGCTGCCTGCTGGTCAGTACAACATGAACTTCCAAGCAGGGACGTCCGTGCAGTTGCACTCCGGAGTGCACCACAGACCCGACAAACTTGCTGAGCATTCTGCTGTCAAACAAGAATATTCTCATAAGTCAGCAAACAAACACCATGGACAAGTTCCTGCTCCTGTAATAATTCCTCAGAAAATGTCTTTGGATAAATACAGAGAGAAGCGCAAGCTAGAAACCCTGGAACTGGATGTCAGAGAACACTATGTAGCAACCCCAGGcgagcagcagcacaaaaagcacctgcagccacaggcagccAGTTCTGTCACGTCTcccattaaaatgaaaattcctATTGCAAATGCAGAGAAGCCTGAAAAACACTTGTCTGATAAGAAGGAGAAGGGTGGCTCGCTCAAACTGCGTATTCCAATCCCACCCACAGAAAAGGGTGCCAGCAAGGAGgagctgaaaatgaaaatcaagGTTTCTTCCTCAGAGAGGCACAGCTCGTCGGACGAGGGCAGCGGCAAGAGCAAGCACTCGAGTCCCCACGTCAGCAAGGAGCACAAGGACAAGCACAAAGAGCACTCCCTGAACCGCCACCACGGCCTGGGCCACAAGCACTCGCACGGGGGCAGCAGCAAGCACGGCGCTGACGGGGTGGCGCcctctgtgctgaggagccccgTGGGGCTGAGCAGCGACGGCAACTCCTCCAGTTCCGGCTCCTCGAGGAAGAAGTTGCACAGCAACGATGCTTCTCACAACCACCACTCCAAAATGAGCAAAAGTTCCAAAAGTTCAGGTAGTTCATCTAGTTCTTGCTCTGTTAAGCAGTATGTATCCTCTCACAACTCTGTTTTTAACCTTCCCTTACCCCCTCCTCCCCCTGTCACATACCAGGTGGGCTACGGACATCTCAGCACCCTCGTGAAACTGGACAAGAAACCAGTGGAGAACGGTCCTGATGCCCATCCCCAGTACAGTACAAACAGCCAGCATATGGACTACAAAGACACATTCGACATGCTGGATTCGCTGTTAAGTGCCCAAGGAATGAACATGTAG